tttaatttttttttttttttttttgggggcagGTTGCGGGGAGGATGGTGGAATATGAGGGAGGATTGGCATTAGTAACAGTAAGAGGTGCTGGTCACTTGGTGCCTCTGGACAAGCCCAGTGAGGCCCTTGCTCTCCTTCACTCTTTCTTGACCGGTCAAGATCTCCGCAGGcagagataaaaaaatttattctttttatcctgctatttttcattttccctgtGGGAcagagttaaaaaaataaaataaaatgtgtctgattttcatatattttgaaagGAAGTGATGGTAATTTCTACTTTTGCATTGAGATGGGATTAGAGTGTCTATTTTacctgtcttttttttttttttttttttgaagttagacaacaaaagtaaaaataaaagatttagatGCAACGATGGATATAAACATCATATCATGTCGAAATAAAACACAAACATATATAGGAGTATGAGGCTTGGCGAATCTTCGTGGACAAACTATTATGTGAGTTTGTGATATTGTTTGAACTTATGGTACAAggaatttatatatatgaaatcCACCTGTTGCAATTTACATCCTCTATGCCATCAAATCCACGTTTACTTTAACTATATGAAAAGCAAACTCCAAAATACTTTACAGATATCATTCTAAAAACAGTcttaaaaaagtcaaaagagcTAAAGCCCTCTATTCCTTATGTTTCTATTCACATTTGTAGTTCACAAATAAAATGATACATGACATAATAGTGTAATAATTTAAGCGGTGAACGTGGTCCACGGTTCTGCTACAAACTAGCCTACCCCAAGATCGACCTGGAGCTGAGCCTTCCAATTGCCATATAGAACCGGAAAATTATccctcatttctttttaattttgaatgtaTCGAAAATTggatatcccttttttttttagttcagaCGTTGTCCTtgtgaattctttttttcttttctttactaaCTTATCAAAAATGCGATATATATTTCTAATAGACTAAGTTCTTTTGTATGACCAATAAATTTAAGTCCCAACCTAGAAATTGAATTAAACCTGATTGGTTTCTGAATTTTGAACTCACGAACCTACCCAATTCTCTTTGGAATTGGACTTGAATGGACCAAGCGAGGTCCTCGTTCCATGGGAACATCCACGTCATAGGGTAAGGATGGTTTTTTATGCGACATAAACCTCGGTCGCCTCTATGTAACATCTTATACGAAGAtatctatatttatattttacatGGTGTTGAAAGTTTGAAGAAATTCACTCAGGCCCATTACAGAAAACAAACATTAATGGCTCATCCTAATAAATATCTTAATGCCAGTTTTCTACATTAGGTGATCTCCACTTCTTACCTTTGattgtttcaaaattttgcaaaaacttGCATCGTCAATTTTATCTAACTCAAAACACCGGAAGAGTTTTCAAAACGTCACCATATCAAAATACTCAACCCAACCAACCTTCATCAAATATGGAAAAAAGTGTTGCCTATTCCATGCTCTCAACCGCACTTTTAATTACACGAAACCAATCACATTACGTCTACAACCAATCACCCcgtattaaaatttatttatctttcaaCTAATTTAAGTTAAGGGTCAAAATTGAATATCTTCATATAGCAACAATATAAAAGTTCTGGCAGGACCACGTCtaataaattagaaattcagAAACCGCATTACACCTTAAAATGAAGTGAAGTGATCATCTACgtagtttcttttttcaaaattgccCAACTCaacaaaaggtgaaaaaagacaaaagcaagAGGGGTGGGGCCCCTTTGGTATAGCCAAAAAAGCAAGCAAGATTATATCTCCTCTCTAATTAACCCGTTTTGGCACCACCCCGCCCAAACCCAACACCGCCATttcgcgctctctctctctctctctcttgatcatCTGGGTCAGCATTCACTTCCTCCCCAACACCATCTCCTTCGCACCCAGATTCTCTCCTTCTAGGGCACGACCCCGCAATGCCGcccctcccctcctccttcgCCAAGGACGACGCCGTCGAGATCCTCCACCTCTGGCCTCCGTGGCGCCCTCTACCCTGCCATCGTGCTTCGGTTGCCGGCCCGTGCCAAGAAGCTCATCTTCATCGAGTACCGATCGAATCGACTTGATTCTTAAGTGTAACTTGTAGGTTCAAGGCTCAATTTGACAATCGAATTGAACTTGATTGGTTCCAAATTTTGAACCCGCAAACCTACTTAATTCTTCTTGGAATcggattttgaaaaaaaaaaaatacgagaTTTTTTTGTGGGCAAAAGAGAACATAATACTTAGCCAAGAGATTTTTCATGTACCTTGGGCTTTCTCCACAAATTGATGACCTTGGTGAAAGACAGTCCATTATGTTATCGACATACAACGGTaatgcgtctctctctctctctctctctctcaattattTAAAGGGGGCCTCCTGGACACATCCTGGTCCATCCTAAGCTTTCTTGGGGACAAGAGAGATGGCATCGCTATCCTCAATCAACACCCTCATTCTATTGTCCATCCACCTCCTAGTCTTCCTGAGCAGCCCCTTGACCACCACCTGCATCAAAACACCCCAAGAAacagagcagcagcagcagcaacagcagaaGCAGGCACTCCCACCGGAAGGGGAAGGGGTATTATCTCAGGACTCAGAATCAGACAGGGTCATAAATCTCCCAGGGCAGCCCTCAACCCCCTCCATCTCTCACTTCTCAGGCTATATCACAGTAAATGAGGCCCATGGGAGGGCCCTCTTCTACTGGTTCTTTGAGGCCCAGTCTCAACCTTCACAGAGACCTCTTCTTCTCTGGTTCAATGGAGGTAGAAACGTGCAATATTTGCACTAATTGATAATGGAAACAAGAATGCTTGATTGTTGATGGTTTTTCGCTCTTCTGTTTGACAATTGATTTGTGAAGGGCCTGGTTGTTCATCGGTTGGGTACGGCGCTGCCGTCGAATTGGGGCCCCTCAGAGTAGACACCAACGGGACTGGCCTTCTCTACAACAAACATGCTTGGAATCAaggtctttccttcttttttgacGAAGCAACCCAGTCATAATTGGCCTTTgcataaaaaacaaaagagatagAAAAAGCTAAGAAAAATAGAGGAACTTGACGAGCTGTTGACTTCGTGCTGCAGAAGCGAATCTGCTGTTCGTGGAGTCGCCAGTTGGAGTCGGGTTCTCTTACACCGACACATCTTCTGATCTGTCCATGCTGGATGATGCCTTTGTTGGTACATATCTACTTTTCTTTCAGTTCAGCTGTTGCTCTTGAAATGAACTTAATGACTAATAAAGGAGAGTGCTTGAATTATTCTCAGCTGAAGATGCATACAGCTTCTTAGTGAATTGGCTTCAAAAGTTCCCACAGTTCAAGACCCATGATTGCTTCCTTGCTGGAGAAAGCTAtgcaggtctctctctctctctctctctctctctctctctctctcacttatgCCAAGCTTGGTTCAGACATTTCTTTGTTACTTTCACAGGTCACTATGTTCCTCAGCTAGCTGAGCTGATCTATGACAGGAATAAAGACACGGCTAAGTACACATCAATCAACCTTAAAGGCTTCATTGTGAGTTACTCAACAAGCCTCGAACCCTGTCCCAAGAAATCGATGATTCCGATCCcgacattttgattttgttattcAACTTTCATTTTCGATTTTGTTAATCTCTTTCGTGACTGCTTATCAACAATGGCAAAGAAGAAATTGCATTACAGTCATATTCAATCACCCAATAAAAGCAACAGCGTCTTAATCTCTCGCGGTCGTCTTAACTTGTGAGCCTACTGATGACATATAACGAATCAATAATccggaaaaaaagaagcaatgcTGGAGCAGCAATACGAAATTAACTAGTCAAGTTGCAGGTAGGGAATCCAGAAACGAATGACTACTATGACTACAAGGCCGTGCTCGAGTATGCATGGAGCCACGCTGTGATCTCGGACCAACTCTACCACAAATGCAAGCGAGCCTGCAATTTCACAGTCTCCGACTGGTCTGACGAGTGCAACGAGGGCATGAACACCGTGTTCACGACCTACCAGCAAGAGATCGACATCTACAACATCTACGCCCCGACATGTCTCCTCAACTCCTCCTCAGCATCTTCTTCTCTGTCTCACAGAAGTGAAAAGCCACTTCGAGCCGCTCACCAAGGTAACCAACGCAATCACAAACGCACACGATCGACTCATCTCATCAACCACATGTTGGATACTATGTGAATCCTGATTATAGTCGGCCCGGAAATGCGATTGTTGCAGGTGAATGGATACAGTTCGAGGAAGATGAGAATCCCAGGAGGGTATGATCCATGTTTCACTCAGTATGTAGAGATGTACCTCAACAGACAAGACGTTCAATCTTCTCTCCACGTGAGGACAGTCAACTCCAACACCATCAGCTGGAAGGCGTGCAAGTACGTATGCAGACGACTCAAGAAGCATTAAATCATCATCCATCTTCGTCCATCTTCGTCCATCATcatccatcatcatcttcatcgcTTTCTGATGCATTCGTCTTTCCCTGATTTTTCCTTCCGCATCTGTTCTTCTTTGTTTCCACCAAGTCAATCCCTGGGAAATACGTATAGCTACTCGGTCTTCTCAGTACTGCCAATCTACACCAAGCTCATCAAGGGTGGGCTCAAGATATGGGTGTACAGGTAAGATCACAACTTGCTTCATGGTTTTCTCTCTCAGGTTCTGGTTATTTAACCGGAGGAAAAAGATTTCATCGATAAATTCCTCCTTGCAAAGTAGACGGTATCATTAACATGATAAAAGAACACAAAAGATATCATTGAACTCTCACGAGCCCGTGCTCTCGTTATCAGTCGTATTGGATCGTATCAATACAAGCACATTGCTACCAACGTATTTTGCGGAATTTGACACTAAATAACCCGCGATCATATATATGATTACGGAGTCGGGAATAATCCTAATGAAGAGAACAAGAAAGAATTTATCAATGTTATTGATCGACTTTGGGTTTGGGCTTCGGGAGACAGCGGCGACGCGGATGGGAGAGTGCCGGTGATCGGGTCGAGGTACTGCGTAGAAGCTCTCGGGCTGTCTATTAAATCGCCATGGCGCTCGTGGTACCATGATCATCAGGTTAGCAGTTattaattattatcattttgCTTTCTCATTCCCTTTAAACACGtacttttttaaggaaaaagatgaTTAATTAATACtctgattataatttttttgttcgaaaatgcagcaattataattataaaaagtgggattagtgagcaagaattaataataatttttttttttttttttttttttggcaggtTGCGGGAGGATGGTGGAATATGAGGGAGGATTGGCACTAGTAACAGTAAGAGGTGCTGGTCACTTGGTGCCTCTGGACAAGCCCAGTGAGGCCCTTGCTCTCCTTCACTCTTTCTTGACCGGTCAAGATCTCCGCAGGcagagataaaaaaatttattctttttatcctgctatttttcattttccctgaGGGAcagagttaaaaaaataaaaaaaatgtgtctgattttcatatattttgaaagGAAGTGATGGTAATTTCTACTTTTGCATTGAGATGGGATTAGAGTGTCTATTTTacctgtcttttttctttttctttttttttttgttttgtttgaagttagacaacaaaagtaaaaataaagagatttaGATGCAACGATGGATATAAACATCATATCATGTCGAAATAAAACACAGACTTATGTAGGAGTATGAGGCCTAGCGAATCTTCGTGGACAAACTATTATGTGAGTTTACGATATTATTTGAGCTTATGGTACAaggaatttatatatatatgaaatccACCTGTTGCGATTTACCTCCTCTAATATGCCATCAAATCCACATTTACTTTAACTATATGTATATGAGAAGCAAACGCCAAAATACTTTACAGATATCATTCTAAAAACAGTcttaaaaaagtcaaaagagcTAAAGCCCTTTATTCCTTATGTTTCTATTCACATTTGTAGTTCACAAATAAAATGGTACATGACATAATAGTGTAATAATTTAAGCGGTGAACGTGGTCCACGGTTCTGATACAAACTAGCCTACCCCAAGATCGACCTGGAGTTGAGCCTTCCAATTGCCATATAGAACCGGAAAATTATccctcatttctttttaatttttaaagtatTCAAAATTggatatcccttttttttttttttttttttagttcagaCGTTGTCCTTgtgagttctttttttcttttttttactaacTTATCAAAAATGCGATATATATTTCTAATAGACTAAGTTCTTTTGTATGACCAATAAATTTAAGTCCCAACCTACAAATTGAATTAAACCTGATTGGTTTCTGAATTTTGAACTCACAAACTTTCCTAATTCTCTTTGGAATTGGACTTGAATGGACTAGGCGAGGTCCCGTTCCATGGGAACATCCACGTCGTAGGGCAAGGCTGGTTTTGGATGCAACATAAACCTCGGTCGCCTCTATGTAACATCTTATACGAAGAtatctatatttatattttacatGGTGTCGAAAGTTTGAAGAAATTCACTCAGGCCCATTATAGAAAACAAACGTTAATGGCTCATCATAATAAATATCTTAATGCCAGTTTTCTACATTAGGTGACCTCCACTTTTTACCTTTGattgtttcaaaaattttgcaaaaactcgcatcatcaattttatctaACTCAAAACACCGGAAGAGTTTTCAAAACGTCACCATATCAAAATACTCAACCCAACCAACCTTCATCAAATATGGAAAAAAGTGTTGCCTATTCCATGCTCTCAACCACACTTTCAATTACACAAGACTAATTCCATTACATCTACAACAAATCACCTTGTATCGAGATTCATTTATCTTTCAACTAATTTAAGTTGAGGGTCAAAATCGAATATCTTCATATAGCAACGATATCAAAAGTTCAGGCAGGGACCACGTCTAACAAATTAGAAATTCAGAAACCGCATTacacctttaaaaaaaaaaaaaaaaaactcaacaaaaggtgaaaaagacaaaagcaagAGGGGGTGGGGCCCCTTTGGTATAGCCAaaaaagcaagcaagcaagatTATATACCTCCTCTCCAATTTACCCGTTTTAGCACCACCCCGCCCAATCCCAACACCGCCAGTTCGCGCTCTGTCTCTCTCTGGATCATCTGGGTCAGCATTCACTTCCTCCCCAACACCGTCTCCTTCGCACCCAGATTCTCTCCTTCCAGGGCACGACCCCGCAATGCCGcccctcccctcctccttcgCCAAGGACGACGCCGTCGAGATCCTCCGCCCCGGCTCCGCCCCCGGCCTCCGCGGCGCCCTCTACCCGCCACCGTGCTCCGGTCGCCGGCCCGCGCCAAGAAGCTCATCTTCGTCGAGTACCTGACCCTGtcgggcgacggcggcggcgggggcccGGAGGGGGAGCGGCCGCGGCTGAGGGA
This genomic stretch from Eucalyptus grandis isolate ANBG69807.140 chromosome 3, ASM1654582v1, whole genome shotgun sequence harbors:
- the LOC104415256 gene encoding serine carboxypeptidase-like 26 translates to MASLSSINTLILLSIHLLVFLSSPLTTTCIKTPQETEQQQQQQQKQALPPEGEGVLSQDSESDRVINLPGQPSTPSISHFSGYITVNEAHGRALFYWFFEAQSQPSQRPLLLWFNGGPGCSSVGYGAAVELGPLRVDTNGTGLLYNKHAWNQEANLLFVESPVGVGFSYTDTSSDLSMLDDAFVAEDAYSFLVNWLQKFPQFKTHDCFLAGESYAGHYVPQLAELIYDRNKDTAKYTSINLKGFIVGNPETNDYYDYKAVLEYAWSHAVISDQLYHKCKRACNFTVSDWSDECNEGMNTVFTTYQQEIDIYNIYAPTCLLNSSSASSSLSHRSEKPLRAVNGYSSRKMRIPGGYDPCFTQYVEMYLNRQDVQSSLHVRTVNSNTISWKACNQSLGNTYSYSVFSVLPIYTKLIKGGLKIWVYSGDADGRVPVIGSRYCVEALGLSIKSPWRSWYHDHQVAGGWWNMREDWH